One region of Streptococcus salivarius genomic DNA includes:
- a CDS encoding pyridoxal phosphate-dependent aminotransferase: MLFEESDLLKALPEQFFAGLVAKVNAKVAEGADVINLGQGNPDQPTYDHIVEALCLSAKNPASHKYSQFRGNRPFKEAAASFYRKHYGVDLDAEREICVMGGAKIGLVELPLALMNPGDLLLLPDPGYPDYLSGVSLGRVTYETFPLTAENDFLPDLDAIPEETARRAKFIYINYPNNPTGAVATKAFYEKLVAWAKTYEVGVVSDLAYGALGYQGYENPSFLSTPGAKDVGIEFYTFSKTFNMAGWRLAFAAGNEQMIEALNLIQDHLFVGIFPALQEAGIAALSDPKSEEAVAQLNATYDSRRDAFVQAAAKIGWQAFPSRGSFYAWMPVPEGYTSESFADLLLEKAHVAVAPGKGFGLAGDAYVRIGLLVEPERLVEAVNRIANLHLFNN, translated from the coding sequence ATGTTATTTGAAGAATCGGACTTATTGAAGGCATTGCCAGAACAGTTTTTTGCAGGTTTGGTTGCTAAGGTTAATGCCAAGGTGGCGGAAGGAGCAGATGTTATCAATCTCGGTCAAGGCAATCCCGACCAACCGACCTATGACCATATTGTTGAGGCGCTGTGTCTTTCAGCGAAAAATCCTGCTAGCCATAAGTATTCACAGTTTCGAGGCAATCGTCCTTTTAAGGAAGCAGCTGCTAGTTTTTACAGGAAACATTATGGGGTCGATTTGGATGCAGAGCGTGAGATTTGTGTCATGGGTGGAGCTAAAATTGGACTAGTGGAATTGCCTCTAGCTTTGATGAATCCTGGCGACCTCTTGCTCTTGCCTGACCCAGGTTATCCAGATTACTTGTCAGGAGTGAGTTTAGGCCGTGTGACCTATGAAACCTTTCCTTTGACGGCTGAAAATGATTTCTTGCCAGATCTGGATGCCATTCCAGAGGAGACAGCTCGCCGTGCTAAGTTTATCTATATCAATTATCCGAATAATCCGACGGGGGCTGTGGCGACTAAGGCTTTTTATGAAAAGTTAGTTGCCTGGGCTAAGACCTACGAAGTAGGTGTGGTGAGTGATTTAGCCTATGGAGCTTTGGGTTATCAGGGCTATGAGAATCCTAGCTTCTTGTCAACGCCTGGTGCTAAAGATGTGGGCATTGAGTTCTATACTTTCTCGAAAACCTTCAATATGGCTGGTTGGCGTCTGGCCTTTGCGGCTGGGAATGAGCAAATGATTGAAGCCTTAAATCTGATTCAAGACCATCTTTTTGTGGGAATCTTTCCTGCCTTGCAGGAGGCTGGGATTGCAGCCCTCTCAGACCCTAAATCTGAGGAGGCTGTTGCTCAACTGAATGCGACTTATGATAGCCGTCGAGATGCTTTTGTCCAGGCAGCTGCTAAGATTGGCTGGCAGGCCTTTCCATCCAGAGGTTCTTTCTATGCTTGGATGCCTGTGCCAGAGGGGTATACCAGTGAGAGTTTTGCGGATCTTTTGCTTGAGAAGGCCCATGTTGCTGTGGCACCAGGTAAAGGATTTGGTCTTGCGGGTGACGCTTATGTTCGTATTGGGCTTTTGGTAGAGCCAGAGCGTCTGGTAGAAGCGGTCAATCGTATCGCCAACTTGCATTTATTTAATAACTAG
- the argJ gene encoding bifunctional glutamate N-acetyltransferase/amino-acid acetyltransferase ArgJ yields MKVIEGTIASPLGFSADGLHAGFKKRKMDFGWIVSEKPASVAGVYTTNKVIAAPLIVTKTSVKKAGKMKAIVVNSGVANSCTGTQGLEDAYTMQEWTAEKLGVEPDLVGVASTGIIGELLPMDTLKNGFSKLVVNGNADDFAKAILTTDTATKTIAVTETFGRDVVTMAGVAKGSGMIHPNMATMLGFITCDANISSDTLQLALSQNVEKTFNQITVDGDTSTNDMVLVMSNGCTLNEEILPGTPEFDKFSKMLNFVMQELAKKIAKDGEGANKLIQVDVVNAPNALDARMMAKSVVGSSLVKTAIFGEDPNWGRILAAVGYAGVDVPVDNVDIMLGGLAVMLASSPVTFDDEEMKDIMHEDEVTITVDLHAGHEKGTAWGCDLSYDYVKINALYHT; encoded by the coding sequence ATGAAAGTCATTGAAGGAACAATTGCCAGCCCGTTAGGATTCTCAGCAGATGGGCTACATGCAGGATTTAAAAAGAGAAAAATGGATTTTGGTTGGATTGTCTCTGAAAAACCAGCCAGTGTGGCAGGGGTTTACACGACCAATAAGGTTATCGCAGCTCCTTTGATTGTGACCAAGACCTCGGTAAAAAAGGCTGGGAAAATGAAGGCCATCGTTGTAAACTCAGGTGTAGCCAATTCTTGTACAGGGACTCAAGGATTGGAGGATGCTTACACCATGCAGGAGTGGACCGCTGAAAAGTTAGGTGTTGAACCAGATTTGGTTGGTGTGGCTTCTACAGGGATTATCGGTGAGTTGCTACCAATGGATACACTGAAAAACGGTTTTTCCAAGTTAGTGGTTAATGGTAATGCTGATGATTTTGCTAAGGCGATTTTGACGACAGATACAGCAACTAAGACTATTGCTGTGACGGAGACTTTTGGTCGTGATGTTGTCACTATGGCTGGTGTCGCTAAGGGTTCAGGCATGATTCACCCGAATATGGCAACCATGCTTGGGTTTATTACTTGTGATGCCAATATTTCTAGTGACACCCTTCAATTAGCCTTGAGCCAAAATGTGGAAAAGACCTTTAATCAGATTACAGTTGATGGGGATACATCAACTAATGATATGGTTCTTGTCATGTCAAATGGTTGCACGCTCAATGAAGAGATTCTGCCAGGTACACCAGAATTTGATAAGTTTTCAAAAATGCTTAATTTCGTGATGCAAGAACTGGCTAAGAAAATTGCCAAGGATGGTGAAGGTGCCAATAAACTCATCCAAGTTGATGTGGTTAATGCCCCTAATGCCCTTGATGCTCGTATGATGGCAAAATCTGTTGTCGGTTCAAGCCTGGTCAAAACAGCCATTTTTGGTGAAGATCCTAACTGGGGGCGTATTCTAGCTGCTGTTGGTTATGCCGGTGTGGACGTTCCTGTGGACAATGTTGATATTATGCTTGGCGGTCTAGCAGTCATGCTAGCCTCTAGTCCTGTGACCTTTGATGATGAGGAAATGAAAGACATCATGCATGAGGATGAAGTGACCATTACGGTAGATCTTCATGCTGGACATGAAAAAGGAACCGCTTGGGGTTGTGATCTTTCTTACGATTACGTTAAGATTAATGCCCTCTATCACACTTAG
- the argB gene encoding acetylglutamate kinase, producing MTTEYIVIKIGGVASKQLTPEILTRLSEWQQAGQKIIIIHGGGFAINQLMEENHIPIHKVNGLRVTGQSDMALIREALVDIVGKNLAGELTTAGLPAYQVIDELPDLVHADFLDQETYGFVGEVKNITNQTLVTLLSQGKLPLIPSLGYSEQGDLLNINADYLARAVAISLGAKKLILMTDVKGVLENGQVLEQLNFVDVQKKIDSGVITGGMIPKIQSAAQTVQAGVEQVIIGDNLTDGTIIKE from the coding sequence ATGACTACTGAATATATTGTAATTAAGATTGGTGGAGTAGCCAGTAAACAGCTAACTCCTGAGATACTGACCAGACTGTCAGAATGGCAGCAGGCTGGTCAAAAAATAATCATCATCCATGGGGGTGGTTTTGCTATTAATCAGCTGATGGAGGAGAATCATATTCCAATTCACAAGGTCAATGGTCTTCGTGTGACTGGTCAGTCAGATATGGCCTTGATTAGAGAAGCTTTGGTTGACATAGTTGGGAAAAACTTAGCAGGTGAGCTGACAACTGCAGGTTTGCCAGCCTATCAGGTCATAGATGAGCTTCCGGACCTTGTTCATGCTGATTTCTTAGATCAAGAGACCTATGGTTTTGTGGGTGAAGTCAAAAACATCACTAATCAAACCCTAGTGACCCTCCTATCTCAAGGCAAACTTCCCTTGATTCCTAGTCTAGGCTATAGTGAGCAGGGGGATTTGCTCAATATCAATGCCGATTACCTTGCTAGAGCTGTGGCAATTAGTCTAGGTGCCAAAAAACTTATCCTCATGACAGATGTCAAAGGAGTTTTAGAGAATGGTCAGGTTTTGGAACAGCTGAACTTTGTGGACGTTCAGAAAAAAATAGATTCAGGTGTGATAACTGGAGGCATGATTCCTAAAATTCAAAGTGCTGCTCAGACAGTTCAAGCTGGTGTCGAGCAGGTCATTATTGGTGATAACCTGACAGACGGTACCATAATCAAGGAGTAA
- a CDS encoding acetylornithine transaminase — protein sequence MTKLFSNYKRAAIDFASSQGNYLTDTDGKTYLDFSSGIGVTNLGYHPHVNQALTEQVGKILHQPNLYHNQLQEDVADLLIGDKDYLAFFCNSGAEANEAAIKIARKASGKQEIITFQNSFHGRTFESMSATGQDKIKQGFGEGVPHFSYAIFNDIDSVKALASEGTAAIMLELVQGESGVQPADQDFIKDLSDFCKETGIYLIVDEVQTGIGRTGKLFAYEHYDIEPDIFTLAKGLANGVPVGAMLAKSSLGAAFSYGSHGSTFGGNKLAMAAAKATLEVMLAPGFLDTALENGNKLQAQLQAALSDKETVTTVRGLGYMIGIETTGDLGELVQAARDKGLIVLTAGTNVIRLLPPITLSDTEIEKGVAILSEIFD from the coding sequence ATGACAAAACTATTTTCAAATTATAAGCGGGCAGCGATTGATTTTGCTTCGTCTCAGGGCAATTATTTGACGGATACAGATGGCAAGACCTACTTGGATTTTTCATCAGGTATCGGGGTAACCAATCTGGGTTACCATCCCCATGTCAATCAGGCTTTGACAGAACAGGTGGGGAAGATTTTGCACCAGCCTAATCTTTATCACAATCAGTTGCAAGAAGATGTTGCTGACCTTTTAATTGGTGACAAGGACTATCTGGCCTTTTTCTGTAACAGTGGTGCAGAGGCCAATGAGGCAGCCATCAAAATCGCCCGTAAGGCTTCAGGTAAACAAGAAATCATTACCTTCCAAAATTCCTTCCATGGTCGAACGTTTGAATCTATGTCTGCCACTGGTCAGGATAAAATCAAACAAGGTTTTGGTGAAGGTGTGCCCCACTTTAGCTATGCTATTTTCAATGACATAGACAGTGTCAAGGCCCTAGCTAGTGAAGGAACTGCAGCTATTATGCTGGAGTTGGTTCAAGGGGAATCAGGTGTGCAACCTGCGGATCAGGACTTTATTAAGGATTTATCTGATTTTTGTAAGGAGACAGGTATTTACCTCATTGTAGATGAGGTTCAGACAGGAATTGGTCGTACTGGTAAGCTCTTTGCTTATGAGCACTACGATATTGAACCAGATATCTTTACTCTGGCCAAAGGTTTGGCCAATGGGGTGCCAGTTGGAGCCATGCTTGCCAAGTCCTCCCTTGGGGCAGCTTTTTCTTACGGAAGTCATGGCTCTACCTTTGGAGGAAACAAACTGGCCATGGCGGCTGCCAAGGCTACGCTTGAAGTTATGTTGGCTCCAGGATTTCTGGATACTGCTCTTGAAAATGGAAACAAGCTACAAGCACAATTGCAGGCAGCTTTATCTGATAAAGAGACAGTTACCACTGTACGTGGTTTGGGCTATATGATTGGGATTGAGACCACTGGCGATTTGGGAGAATTGGTTCAGGCAGCTAGAGATAAAGGGTTGATTGTCTTAACTGCAGGGACAAATGTGATTCGTCTTTTGCCACCAATCACCCTAAGTGATACTGAAATCGAAAAGGGTGTGGCTATCCTATCAGAAATATTTGACTAG
- a CDS encoding carbon-nitrogen family hydrolase, producing MKIALVQMDVAHGQPVENKKHVKEMLERTLDDNPDVIVLPEMWNTGYALDELNGLADKEGLDSQELLSHFARKHAVAIIGGSVAIEKDGKFYNTTYVYNKSGDLINTYSKVHLFGLMAEDQYMSAGSSESVFELDAVTAASVICYDIRFPEWVRTQMAQGAKVLFVVAQWPEPRVQQWEILLKARAVENQAFVVAVNRVGTGPDDVFSGHSMVIDPLGNVVLESKEHEEGIFTADINLEEVDKVRGQIPVFEDRRTDLYH from the coding sequence ATGAAAATCGCATTGGTACAGATGGATGTTGCTCACGGACAGCCTGTGGAAAATAAAAAGCACGTGAAAGAGATGTTGGAAAGGACGCTTGATGACAATCCCGATGTTATTGTGCTTCCTGAAATGTGGAATACAGGCTATGCTTTAGATGAACTGAATGGGCTTGCAGACAAGGAAGGTTTGGACTCTCAAGAACTCTTGTCTCATTTTGCTAGGAAACATGCTGTGGCTATTATCGGAGGGTCCGTTGCTATTGAGAAGGACGGCAAATTCTACAACACGACCTACGTCTACAATAAGTCTGGGGACCTAATCAATACCTACAGCAAGGTCCATCTCTTTGGCCTCATGGCAGAGGACCAGTACATGTCTGCTGGGTCTTCGGAGTCTGTATTTGAGCTTGATGCTGTGACAGCTGCTAGTGTCATTTGTTATGATATTCGTTTTCCTGAATGGGTGCGAACACAGATGGCACAAGGGGCCAAGGTACTTTTTGTGGTAGCGCAGTGGCCAGAACCTCGTGTGCAGCAATGGGAGATTTTGTTAAAGGCGCGTGCGGTTGAAAATCAAGCTTTTGTAGTTGCTGTTAATCGTGTCGGAACAGGACCAGACGATGTCTTTTCAGGGCATTCTATGGTTATCGATCCACTTGGAAATGTGGTCTTAGAATCCAAGGAGCATGAGGAGGGCATTTTTACGGCCGATATTAATCTTGAAGAGGTAGATAAGGTTCGAGGTCAGATTCCTGTTTTTGAGGATCGTCGCACGGACTTGTATCATTAA
- the ldcB gene encoding LD-carboxypeptidase LdcB/DacB: MKRAKFLHEQQRFSIRKYSFGAASVLLGASLVFAGQALADERHEVSTPSDATLRATSDSDAVTAADIFSGVATDGVASSEKASQVLTTSQTASETATSEARSEVSASQTADKTSESTAASSEATSGTNASSEKATNLDVSALTRAAVNTSLASQPATTTASDLPSQGTYVYKERTEVKNQPKVSAKAEFYVNPGDSVLYDQIVTADGYQWISYKSYSGVRRYAPVKPVAAGSGNGNSGNGDGKPSNGAQATTGALDIPATGTYYFTRDTDIKKEPKADLKPTFVFGKGDHVIYDKVLTADNHQWISYLGYDYVRYYADIATLTPAKAETPTVKPTETNQAKPETTVAEKLPESGTYNVTRSLNVKNEPKASAETLYTLEKGYKVNYDKVLTADNHQWISYISYSGTRRYVDIATLKTTESKPQENRVFGNLTINNQTSNGFDVVVTNVSGGGKEVKEVRVPVWSDKNGQDDLTWYHADKQSDGSYKVHVDTASHKGDAGTYSVHLYYMLDGKRTYITETKATVPQATESQVTGKLTISNQTSNGFDVVVTNVSGGGKEVKEVRVPIWSDKNGQDDLTWYHADKQSDGSYKVHVDTASHKGDAGTYSVHLYYMLNGKRTYITETKATVPQATESHVTGKLTISNQTSNGFGVVVTNVSGGDKEVKEVRVPIWSDKNGQDDLTWYHADKQSDGSYKVHVDTASHKGDAGTYSVHLYYMLNGKRTYITETKATVPQSTETQVTGKLTNNGSYYSVRGKYDDIIIVNKKHGLSKDYNPGENPTAKAAFVRLRDDMINQGLNVGRSYSGFRSYDYQKTLYDNYVSRDGQAAADRYSARPGYSEHQTGLVFDLTDKSGNLLEDSRASQWLKDNAHNYGFIVRFQAGKEASTGYMPEAWHIRYVGKEAKDIHDSGLSLEEYFGIEGGDYSASSKPAESKPATTGAVNLPATGTYTFTGRASIKAEAKVSSPELAYYDKGMSVNYDKVLTADGHQWLSYVTTSGARRYVDIATVKATETKPEVKPVAKPADKPNLPESGTYTFTGRASIKAEAKVSSPELAYYDKGMTVNYDKVLTADGRQWLSYVTASGARRYVDIAAAKSEAKPETKPVAKPADKPSLPESGTYTFTGRASIKAEAKVSSPELAYYDKGMTVNYDKVLTADGRQWLSYVTTSGARRYVDIAAAKPEASQPAAKPSLPESGRYTFTGRASIKAEAKVSSPELAYYDKGMSVNYDKVLTADGHTWLSYMTVSGARRYVDIA, encoded by the coding sequence ATGAAACGAGCAAAATTTTTACACGAACAACAACGTTTTTCCATTCGTAAATATTCATTTGGGGCAGCATCAGTTCTTTTAGGAGCTAGTTTGGTCTTTGCAGGTCAAGCTTTGGCTGATGAGCGTCATGAGGTTTCAACACCTTCAGATGCCACTTTGCGTGCTACCTCAGATAGTGATGCTGTGACAGCAGCTGATATCTTCAGTGGTGTAGCGACCGATGGGGTAGCATCAAGCGAGAAAGCTAGCCAAGTCTTAACAACTAGCCAAACCGCTAGTGAAACTGCTACTAGCGAGGCTAGAAGTGAAGTCAGTGCCTCACAAACAGCTGATAAAACTTCTGAATCAACAGCTGCCAGCTCAGAAGCAACAAGTGGTACAAATGCTTCATCTGAAAAAGCCACTAACCTTGATGTATCTGCCTTAACGAGAGCAGCTGTCAATACTAGTTTGGCAAGCCAACCAGCTACAACTACAGCAAGCGACCTTCCAAGCCAAGGAACTTATGTTTACAAGGAACGTACAGAGGTTAAGAATCAACCTAAGGTATCTGCCAAGGCTGAATTTTATGTAAATCCAGGGGATAGCGTCCTTTACGATCAAATAGTGACAGCTGATGGTTACCAATGGATTAGCTACAAATCATACTCTGGTGTGCGTCGTTATGCGCCGGTAAAACCTGTGGCAGCTGGTAGTGGTAACGGTAATAGTGGTAATGGGGATGGCAAGCCTTCTAATGGCGCTCAAGCCACAACAGGTGCTTTGGATATCCCAGCGACAGGAACTTACTACTTTACACGTGACACAGATATTAAGAAAGAACCAAAAGCAGACCTCAAACCTACTTTTGTTTTTGGTAAGGGTGACCATGTCATCTATGATAAAGTTTTGACAGCTGATAATCACCAATGGATTTCTTATCTTGGTTATGACTATGTTCGCTACTATGCAGATATTGCAACTTTGACACCTGCCAAAGCTGAAACACCAACTGTTAAACCAACAGAGACTAATCAAGCAAAACCAGAAACTACTGTTGCTGAAAAGCTCCCAGAAAGTGGTACTTATAATGTGACACGTAGCTTGAACGTTAAGAATGAACCTAAGGCTTCTGCAGAAACACTTTATACCTTGGAAAAAGGCTACAAAGTGAACTATGACAAGGTATTGACTGCGGATAACCATCAATGGATTTCTTACATTAGTTACAGTGGTACACGTCGTTATGTGGATATTGCGACTTTGAAAACTACTGAGTCTAAGCCACAAGAAAACCGTGTTTTTGGTAATCTTACAATTAACAACCAAACGTCTAATGGGTTCGATGTTGTCGTAACCAATGTTTCAGGTGGTGGCAAAGAAGTTAAAGAAGTCCGTGTCCCAGTTTGGTCAGATAAGAATGGCCAAGATGACCTTACTTGGTATCATGCCGATAAACAGTCAGATGGAAGCTACAAGGTTCATGTAGACACAGCTAGTCATAAGGGCGATGCTGGTACTTATTCTGTGCATCTTTACTATATGTTAGATGGTAAGAGAACCTATATCACAGAAACTAAAGCTACAGTGCCTCAAGCCACTGAATCTCAAGTGACAGGGAAATTGACCATCAGCAATCAAACCTCTAATGGCTTTGATGTAGTCGTTACTAATGTTTCAGGTGGTGGCAAAGAAGTTAAAGAAGTCCGTGTCCCAATCTGGTCAGATAAGAATGGTCAAGATGACCTTACATGGTACCATGCCGACAAACAATCAGATGGAAGCTACAAGGTTCATGTAGACACAGCTAGTCATAAGGGCGATGCGGGTACTTATTCTGTCCATCTATACTATATGTTGAATGGTAAGAGAACCTATATCACAGAAACTAAAGCTACAGTGCCTCAAGCTACGGAATCCCATGTAACAGGAAAATTGACCATCAGCAACCAAACGTCTAATGGCTTTGGTGTAGTCGTAACTAATGTTTCAGGTGGCGACAAGGAAGTTAAAGAAGTGCGTGTTCCAATCTGGTCAGATAAGAATGGCCAAGACGATCTTACATGGTATCATGCTGATAAACAATCAGATGGAAGCTACAAGGTTCATGTAGACACAGCCAGTCATAAGGGTGACGCTGGTACTTATTCTGTGCATCTTTACTATATGTTGAATGGTAAGAGAACCTATATCACAGAAACTAAAGCTACAGTCCCTCAATCTACTGAAACTCAAGTTACAGGGAAATTGACCAATAACGGTTCTTACTACAGTGTTCGTGGTAAATACGATGATATTATCATTGTCAATAAGAAACATGGTCTTTCTAAGGACTATAACCCAGGTGAAAATCCTACAGCTAAGGCAGCCTTTGTTCGTCTTCGTGACGATATGATTAACCAAGGTTTGAATGTTGGACGTTCATACAGTGGTTTCCGTTCTTATGACTATCAAAAGACTCTTTACGACAACTATGTTAGCCGTGATGGTCAGGCAGCTGCGGACCGTTACTCAGCTCGTCCTGGATATAGCGAACACCAAACTGGATTAGTCTTTGATTTGACCGATAAATCTGGTAATTTGCTTGAAGATTCACGTGCTAGTCAATGGCTTAAAGACAATGCACATAACTATGGCTTTATCGTGCGTTTCCAAGCAGGTAAAGAAGCTTCAACTGGCTACATGCCAGAAGCATGGCACATCCGCTATGTGGGTAAAGAAGCTAAAGACATCCACGATTCAGGTTTGAGTTTGGAAGAATACTTCGGTATCGAAGGTGGAGATTATTCTGCTAGCAGCAAACCTGCTGAAAGCAAACCAGCCACTACAGGTGCTGTCAACCTTCCAGCGACAGGAACTTATACTTTCACAGGTCGTGCGTCAATCAAGGCGGAAGCCAAGGTTTCAAGCCCAGAGTTGGCCTACTATGACAAGGGCATGAGTGTAAACTACGATAAGGTTTTGACAGCCGATGGTCATCAATGGCTTTCATATGTGACAACAAGTGGTGCGCGTCGTTACGTTGATATTGCAACAGTTAAAGCGACAGAAACTAAACCAGAAGTTAAACCAGTTGCTAAGCCAGCGGATAAACCAAATCTCCCTGAATCAGGAACTTATACCTTTACAGGTCGTGCCTCAATTAAGGCAGAAGCTAAGGTTTCAAGTCCAGAGTTGGCCTACTATGACAAAGGTATGACTGTTAACTATGATAAGGTTCTCACAGCCGATGGTCGTCAATGGCTCTCATATGTAACAGCAAGTGGTGCTCGTCGTTACGTTGATATTGCAGCAGCCAAGTCAGAAGCTAAACCAGAAACAAAACCAGTTGCGAAACCAGCGGATAAACCAAGTCTGCCAGAATCAGGAACTTATACCTTCACAGGTCGTGCGTCAATCAAGGCAGAAGCCAAGGTTTCAAGCCCAGAATTGGCTTACTATGACAAGGGCATGACTGTTAACTATGATAAGGTTCTCACAGCCGATGGCCGTCAATGGCTTTCATATGTGACAACAAGTGGTGCTCGTCGTTACGTTGATATTGCAGCAGCTAAGCCAGAAGCAAGTCAACCAGCCGCAAAACCAAGTCTCCCAGAATCAGGGCGTTATACCTTCACAGGACGTGCGTCAATCAAGGCAGAAGCTAAGGTTTCAAGTCCAGAGTTAGCCTACTATGACAAGGGTATGAGTGTTAATTATGACAAAGTTTTGACAGCCGATGGTCACACATGGCTCTCATACATGACAGTGAGCGGTGCTCGTCGTTACGTTGATATTGCTTAA
- the argC gene encoding N-acetyl-gamma-glutamyl-phosphate reductase: MKISIVGITGYSGLELVKILNNHKKVELVSIHATKEVGRRLSDVYPYLTGVCDLEIEAYNAEKIMQKADLVFFATPSGVASTLAEEFVLADFPIIDLSGDHRLPADVYQEWYKKSPAKHSVLNKFTYALSEYADVKDKKFIANPGCYATATELALIPLVAVSLIETESVIVDAKSGLTGAGKALSESSHFVNVHDNYVTYKLNHHQHIPEIVQTLQVFNPEMPEIQFSTSLLPVNRGIMATVYCKLKKNVTVADVASAFTKAYSDKLFVRVQDSLPELHNVIGSNFTDIGFAYNEKTNVLTVISVIDNLIKGAAGHAVQNLNLMQGWDETEGLLLTPSYL, encoded by the coding sequence ATGAAAATTTCAATCGTTGGTATCACTGGTTATAGTGGTTTAGAGTTAGTTAAAATTTTGAATAATCATAAAAAAGTGGAACTTGTTTCTATTCACGCAACCAAGGAAGTGGGCCGACGATTGTCTGATGTGTATCCCTATCTGACAGGTGTTTGTGACTTAGAAATTGAAGCTTACAATGCGGAAAAGATTATGCAAAAGGCGGATCTGGTTTTCTTTGCCACACCTTCAGGAGTCGCTAGTACGCTAGCAGAGGAATTTGTTCTGGCTGATTTTCCTATTATTGATTTGTCTGGCGATCATCGCTTGCCAGCAGATGTTTATCAAGAATGGTATAAAAAATCACCTGCTAAGCACAGTGTTTTGAATAAATTTACATATGCATTATCAGAATATGCAGATGTGAAGGATAAGAAATTTATTGCCAATCCTGGATGCTATGCGACAGCGACAGAGTTAGCCTTGATTCCTTTGGTGGCAGTTAGTTTGATTGAGACGGAGAGTGTCATTGTGGATGCTAAGTCTGGTTTAACTGGTGCGGGTAAGGCTTTGAGTGAGTCTAGTCATTTTGTCAATGTTCACGATAATTACGTGACTTATAAACTCAATCATCATCAGCATATTCCTGAGATTGTTCAAACCTTGCAGGTCTTTAATCCGGAAATGCCTGAGATTCAGTTTTCAACGTCGCTTTTACCCGTTAATCGTGGAATCATGGCTACGGTTTATTGTAAGTTGAAGAAGAACGTGACTGTAGCTGATGTAGCTTCAGCATTCACAAAGGCTTATAGTGATAAACTCTTTGTACGTGTGCAAGACAGTTTGCCAGAACTACACAACGTTATTGGATCGAATTTTACAGATATTGGCTTTGCCTATAATGAGAAAACCAATGTTCTGACTGTTATTTCGGTCATTGATAATTTGATCAAGGGTGCTGCTGGACATGCAGTGCAAAATCTCAACCTCATGCAGGGGTGGGATGAGACAGAAGGTTTGCTTCTGACACCGTCATACTTGTAG
- a CDS encoding polysaccharide deacetylase family protein encodes MTSQKKNSTNANRKKLNLLLLFLNLVLLGLLAVFMLNRPNQSKSNQQQSQTSQSKTTAKWKTYDEPVQIPILMYHAVHVMDPSEASNANLIVDPDLFEAQIKALAKAGYYFLTPEEAYKAFTENALPAKKVVWLTFDDGNEDFYTIAYPILKKYKAKATNNVITGFVKKGNAGNLTVKQMKEMMAHGMSFQSHTVNHPDLSATDKATQKVELTDSIDFLENKLNTKVNTIAYPSGRYNQTTLDLAKKTYKLGLTTNEGLASAKDGLLSLNRVRILPTTTAKGLLSEIATDNE; translated from the coding sequence ATGACTTCTCAAAAGAAAAATTCAACTAACGCTAACAGAAAGAAACTGAACCTTCTTCTGCTTTTCCTAAACCTAGTCCTTCTTGGCTTACTGGCAGTTTTTATGTTAAACCGACCAAACCAGTCGAAAAGCAACCAACAACAGTCTCAAACCAGTCAGTCTAAGACGACAGCTAAATGGAAAACCTATGACGAGCCTGTCCAAATCCCTATCCTGATGTATCATGCTGTACACGTCATGGATCCTTCTGAAGCTTCTAACGCCAACCTTATCGTTGACCCAGACCTCTTCGAGGCACAAATCAAGGCCTTGGCCAAGGCAGGCTACTATTTCCTAACGCCTGAAGAAGCCTATAAAGCCTTCACCGAAAATGCCTTGCCTGCTAAGAAGGTTGTTTGGCTGACCTTTGATGATGGTAACGAAGACTTCTATACGATTGCCTATCCGATTCTCAAAAAATATAAGGCTAAGGCAACCAACAATGTGATCACTGGCTTCGTTAAGAAAGGAAATGCTGGAAATCTTACCGTCAAGCAGATGAAAGAAATGATGGCGCACGGCATGAGCTTCCAGTCTCATACGGTTAACCACCCTGATTTATCAGCCACTGACAAGGCAACACAAAAGGTTGAATTAACGGATTCTATTGACTTCCTTGAAAACAAACTCAATACCAAGGTCAATACCATTGCCTACCCATCAGGTCGCTACAATCAAACGACACTGGACCTAGCTAAGAAAACATACAAGTTAGGACTGACAACTAACGAAGGGCTAGCTAGTGCCAAGGATGGTCTCCTCTCACTTAATCGTGTCCGTATTCTGCCAACAACAACAGCTAAAGGACTTCTCAGCGAGATTGCTACTGACAATGAGTAA